Genomic DNA from Eleutherodactylus coqui strain aEleCoq1 chromosome 8, aEleCoq1.hap1, whole genome shotgun sequence:
GAATGAGGCAGGAAACTATGGCTGGCATTGCCATGGGTCTACATCTTGTGTGGCATGGTTTGGGTCCAAATACCTTTGCTAGGATAGTGTACAGGTGGACCTAATATGGTCACCGAGTGTATAAGAAATGCAATGTCCACAATAGTAAAGCTAGTTTATCTGAAATGTAACACCATACTGTGTTTTTCCTGGATAGCAGAATATATCATCCTATCGGTCAGTAATTAAAATCATTAATTGAATATAACTCATATACAACTCAAGAAGCTTCACTAATGAGATGTTTTTAAACGTTATTAGTATTTGCCGTGCTTGATTAATGAGTCAGAAGATAAGCAGCAAACGGCTCATCCATAATAAGGAAAGAACAAGAAAAtcattaaaagaaataaaaaccaCCAATTAAAGTAGATCAATTGCATATGATACTTATATGTCCCAGATATATTTTAATCATATTTTAAATATATGGAATATTTGTGCATCTCTTTTACATTCATACATTACTGCCATCTATAGTATAAGATGGTAGTGAAAAGGCATAAATAAGGATAGCCAAGGACTGGTAAttcaatatacagtataatagataCATACAACACCGCACCCAAAAGAAATGAAGAAAATTACTCAAGAAAACTAGTGGAGTGGAATTGTTTCCCGCAGTAATTAATCAGGTTGCCTGGAAACTTCTCCCCGCACTATAAAAGCATAAAAGCTAAAGGAAAGGAATGACTCCACGCATAAGAACTatgcattatgattagagatgagtgagtatactcgctaaggcacattactcgagcgagtagtgccttagccgagtatctccccgctcgtctctaaagattcgggggccggcgggggagagcggggaggaacggaggggagatctctctctccctctcttgcctccgctcccccctgctccccgccgcaactcacctgtcaccggcgccagcccccgagtctttagagacgagcggggagatactcggctaaggcactactcgctcgagtaatgtgccttagcgagtatactcgctcatctctaattatgatcatTATAGTTGAAAACCCGCCAAACTTAATACACCATGTTCAATGGATCCCACCATTTTTAAAGGAATTTGCTCACAAGCGTGACACTTTTCTTTGAAGTTAAATACGTTTACCAGCCCGGTGACTGGAGTGACTGGAACCCTTTTAATATGTTTTGTGTATACACTGGGACCTTTCTGGTGCATTCGTGGCCAAATTGGATAAAGTAACAGTTGGAGACATTGGGAGAACGCTGCTCGGGTGCTAGCGTCCCCGCAATCCCCCGGTGGGGGCGTGACCGCCTGCATCCAGGCATCTTAATCTTAACCTTAACCTGAAAAACACCTCAGGGACCTAAGAGGTATGTGGAAGTAATATTGTTACTCACAAAAGAATTGAAGTAGGTGACGTGTGGGAGGCACCGGTGTATACACCTCGACCACCTAAGTGGCGTTAAGCGCAGATCCAAAGTCTGAAGTCTAAATACGGAGATTTGACattgccccccctcctccccccctccccctctccccccccccccgtctccacccctccccctttgccccccccccctcttagccTTTAAGCCTTACCTTACTGATAAGTTGTAAAGTTTTTATAATTATAGGTACTTGAATGTGATGACCTATGCCCACTCTGGCCAGATAATTAAGCTTCAGAGCCGGGTGTCTGACCAGGCTGGGCAGCCCAGATATATGTCCGTTTGATAAGGGTTTACAGTCATGACGGTTATACTCGCACACAAATTCTGTTAAATACTCTTTGTATTTCATGTTATTGAATTTTGGACAAACAGTTAGTACTTATGTAAGGTTGAATACCCTGTATGAAaatctttcaataaaaagtgaattaataaaaaaaaattatctgtgTCTTAGACATACGTTGGCTAGATTTTAGAACATGTTATCTACAATTCATGTCATATATAGTTTTCTACATTTGCTAGTCTATGTACATTTGGATTATTGGTGAACATGACATGAAGATTATTTTGGTTATTAGTGCATAGATCATGTAGTAACTTGTTTATATCAAATGCTCCCAAGATCCTATTCACACAAACATCTACATCGAAATCTGCTGACAGACATTTTAGAGAGACTTTGTTAcgtacttttagccctataagctaagcttatctgggagatgtaagtgttatatCTGCATGTCCCGTCATTCTTCCGGTGTTAGATCTTGAAGCACCCACAGCAGTGCAttaagcagcgctgctaagtagaccgcccattataaaattagaacatgAGGACTACTTAGCAACTTTCAACAATGACTTTCAGCGGGGAAACCACAGGATAAACAAGGAAGGTAAGTAAAACACTTATATCCCTGGTATCAGCGGGTCACATACTTTCAGTCCAAAAGCTTAGCTGATGGGGCTACAAGTAGATGACAGATTCCTTTTTATCGCAAATTACTGCAATTTTAGCAGTTATGGATCCACGTgtataaaaagttaaattaccAGAACTCAAGAGCAGGTTCAATGCCATATGAGCGGTAATTAAATAATGTGGTAAAAGCCATATTATTTAGTTAAACCTTTAATTGGATCTCTGCCATAAGATTTGCTGTCCACCGACAGTTGTCAAGTGAAGtttatctctagtaacagaggctctgagatggaacacaggaagtgtaggaggaggatgattcatgctgctcatagaagtctataaagaggggagggggaaagggaCGGAGAAAGCTACTGCAAACTGGATACAGCTACTGGAAAAACATCTACTCTGCTAAGTACTGTGGTACATGATCCTGCAAGATGCTGTTATTTTTCTGTGTGTGCTGCAGAgagttagagagcagaatctgctgttttctccatatgcagtatatgggagacatcataaggGTCTCCGCCTACTAGCTCATGGAAGACTGAGaattaaagatacagcttgcaaAATGAATATGTTATACAGTAGCTTTGCataaatttaaaataaaacattaatcTTCTCCCATTTTGTGTCCTCAGCAAACATTCTGACAGTGATCATCTTGTCTCAGCTTGTGGCCAGAAGACAGAAGTCCTCTTACAACTATCTCTTGGCCTTGGCTGCAGCAGACATCATGGTATTATTTTTCATAGTGTTTGTGGATTTCCTTTTAGAGGACTTTATCCTTAACAAGCAGATGCCTCAAATACTGAACAAGTTGATTGAAGTCCTGGAGTTTTCTTCCATACATACATCCATTTGGATTACAGTCCCGTTAACCATTGATAGATATATAGCAGTTTGCCATCCTCTGAAATACCATACTGTTTCCTTCCCAGCTCGTACTAGGAAAGTCATTGTAAGTGTATACATCACTTGCTTCTTGACTAGCATCCCATACTATTGGTGGCCCAACATATGGACCGAGGATTACACAAGCACTTCTCTACATCACATCCTTATCTGGATACATTGTTTCACAGTCTACTTGGTTCCGTGTTCTATTTTCTTCGTTCTCAATTCCATCATCGTCTACAAGCTCCGTAGGAAAAGCAATTTTCGACTTCGAGGATACTCCACGGGAAAAACCACTGCTATTTTGTTTACAATAACATCCATCTTTGCCATCCTCTGGGCGCCACGAATAATTATGATACTTTATcatctctatgtatctcctatagaCAATAGTTGGCTAGTGCACATAGTAACAGACATTGCCAATATGTTAGCACTCCTAAATACTGCAATTAATTTTTTCCTCTATTGCTTTATAAGTAAAAGATTTCGCACAATGGCCGCCGGGACGCTCAAGGCATTTTTCAAGTGCCAGAAACAACCAGTTCAGTTTTATACAAATTATAACTTCTCCATTACCAGTAGCCCTTGGATTTCACCCGCCAATTCTCATTGTATTAAAATGTTTGTCTATCAGTACGACAAGAATGGTAAACCCGTGAAAATCTCGCCATGATGCACTGGTGGAATTGATGGTTTGAGAATCCAGCTGATTGAAAAAGCTTGTTGGAATTGTTTTTTTGCACTCGAGTGTGCAGGCGCTTTCTAAAGGCCATATCATTTGACGTCACCGGTGACAGAGAGCATGGGAATGACGGCTAAAGTGATCTTGAGATCCAGGATGAGGTTAAGGGCGCCAAGTCAAATGTATGTTGAAGCCCAGTGTTACTGCAGTAGATATTGTGACAGGAGTTTGACGGCTTCACATGCGGAATTATTTAGATATATGCCATTTACATTCAGTACTGCAATACGACGTCCTCGAGACATCTTGTAAAGACACTCCTTGGTGCTTAATTTAACCAATAAACCCATAGAGTTAAGAGctactgtcattttttttctatctcaCCAAGTGACTATTTGGGATTTGAAGTATTAGTTAGCTATGTGAACTTGCATTACAAGATGTTATACTGATATAGCAACTAGAACATACGTTGTAAAACCCACTGGAGTATTTGTATAGAATAATTAAAGTTTTGATATATTGCTTT
This window encodes:
- the GPR139 gene encoding probable G-protein coupled receptor 139, whose amino-acid sequence is MEHNHIYNSSLLSHKYGCGLGYVPVIYYSLLLCLGLPANILTVIILSQLVARRQKSSYNYLLALAAADIMVLFFIVFVDFLLEDFILNKQMPQILNKLIEVLEFSSIHTSIWITVPLTIDRYIAVCHPLKYHTVSFPARTRKVIVSVYITCFLTSIPYYWWPNIWTEDYTSTSLHHILIWIHCFTVYLVPCSIFFVLNSIIVYKLRRKSNFRLRGYSTGKTTAILFTITSIFAILWAPRIIMILYHLYVSPIDNSWLVHIVTDIANMLALLNTAINFFLYCFISKRFRTMAAGTLKAFFKCQKQPVQFYTNYNFSITSSPWISPANSHCIKMFVYQYDKNGKPVKISP